A single Silvibacterium dinghuense DNA region contains:
- a CDS encoding universal stress protein yields the protein MIEPQPVNPLPEDPAQHEVLASAPDLRPPAEAVPEPAKLRVYLGAAPGVGKTYRMLEHAHQLHKSGVDVVIGVVETHGRAETAALLDGLEIIPQKDIQYRAVTLREMDLDGILARKPQFCVVDELAHSNVPGSRHRKRYEDVLELLDAGINVMTAVNIQHLETLNDAVSRSASTQIRETVPDSFLKRADEVVNVDITVDELRSRLRDGKIYAPEKVEQALANFFRKGNLNMLRELALRTTAEQVSSAAAEYRRTQGLEQAPIPEKVMVCLTSRPGAERLLRVGARIAGRLATNWYAVYVDTPSKDLRNKNPEGFARLEEAERMARELGAHVVNLKGKSVADTLIDFARQENISHVVFGQSARSRFEILFRGSVLNRFLAEMRETTVQVVPFQRVKK from the coding sequence ATGATCGAGCCCCAGCCTGTTAACCCGCTCCCTGAAGATCCGGCTCAGCACGAAGTCCTCGCCAGCGCACCCGATCTCCGTCCTCCGGCTGAAGCTGTACCCGAACCAGCGAAACTCCGCGTCTATCTTGGAGCCGCACCCGGCGTCGGCAAGACCTACCGCATGCTCGAGCATGCGCATCAGCTGCATAAAAGCGGCGTCGATGTCGTCATCGGTGTCGTGGAGACGCATGGCCGCGCCGAAACAGCCGCGCTGCTCGACGGGCTCGAGATCATTCCTCAGAAGGATATCCAGTATCGCGCCGTCACCCTGCGCGAGATGGATCTCGACGGAATCCTCGCCCGCAAGCCGCAGTTCTGCGTCGTCGACGAGCTGGCCCACTCGAACGTCCCCGGCTCACGCCATCGCAAGCGCTACGAAGATGTCCTGGAATTGCTCGATGCAGGCATCAACGTGATGACCGCGGTCAACATTCAGCATCTCGAAACACTGAATGACGCCGTCTCCCGCTCCGCCAGCACACAAATTCGCGAAACCGTTCCGGACAGCTTCCTCAAGCGCGCCGATGAGGTCGTCAACGTAGACATCACCGTCGACGAGCTTCGCTCCCGCCTGCGTGACGGAAAGATCTATGCCCCGGAAAAGGTCGAGCAGGCGCTTGCCAATTTCTTCCGCAAGGGCAATCTCAACATGCTCCGCGAGCTCGCCCTGCGCACCACCGCCGAGCAGGTGAGCTCCGCCGCAGCTGAATACCGCCGCACCCAGGGACTCGAACAGGCGCCCATCCCCGAGAAGGTGATGGTCTGCCTCACCTCGCGTCCCGGCGCCGAGCGGCTGCTTCGCGTCGGAGCCCGCATCGCCGGTCGCCTCGCCACCAACTGGTACGCGGTTTACGTCGACACACCGAGTAAGGATCTCCGCAACAAGAACCCCGAGGGCTTTGCCCGCCTCGAAGAGGCGGAGCGCATGGCTCGCGAGCTTGGCGCGCATGTCGTCAACCTCAAAGGCAAGAGCGTGGCCGATACCCTCATCGACTTCGCCCGCCAGGAAAACATCTCGCACGTCGTCTTCGGCCAGTCCGCACGTTCCCGCTTCGAGATCCTCTTCCGCGGCTCGGTCCTCAATCGCTTCCTTGCCGAAATGCGCGAAACGACCGTGCAGGTCGTTCCTTTCCAGCGGGTAAAAAAGTAA
- a CDS encoding acyltransferase family protein, which translates to MLDGLRGVAAICVVIFHFMEMVIWNYSKLWIGHGFLAVDFFFCLSGFVMGYAYDGRIGAMGLGKFLKTRLIRLHPMVIFGTLLGLIAFYANPYGATPGYGPGKVALMTLLGLLMIPFGVMKERSHNLFSLNAPAWSLFWEYVANLLFGIGLYRMKRSVLAVLTLAAAVMLCWTGHHAGNLPGGWSSRNFWDGGARVAFSFLAGLLVYRMGWRLRTRLGFGSLSVLLILAFVMPYAKGGWVREVAVIAIYFPLLLALGAGAKISPRAEKLCRLSGNLSYPLYMTHYSIIWIWGDYAEKHNLAAGGLGLPVTFGVLLMTAIATIVMLAYDEPVRAYLRRRFLR; encoded by the coding sequence GTGCTCGACGGATTGCGCGGCGTCGCGGCGATCTGCGTCGTGATCTTCCACTTCATGGAAATGGTGATCTGGAACTACAGCAAGCTGTGGATCGGCCACGGATTCCTGGCGGTGGACTTCTTCTTCTGCCTCTCCGGTTTCGTGATGGGCTACGCGTATGACGGCCGCATCGGAGCAATGGGGCTGGGTAAATTCCTGAAAACCCGCCTGATCCGGCTACATCCGATGGTGATCTTCGGAACGCTGCTGGGCCTGATCGCCTTCTATGCCAATCCATATGGGGCTACTCCCGGTTATGGCCCGGGCAAAGTTGCTCTGATGACTCTGCTCGGACTCTTGATGATTCCCTTCGGCGTAATGAAGGAGAGATCTCATAACCTGTTCAGCCTGAATGCGCCGGCATGGTCGCTGTTCTGGGAGTATGTGGCGAACCTGCTCTTCGGTATCGGGCTATATCGCATGAAGCGCAGTGTGCTGGCTGTACTGACGCTGGCGGCTGCTGTGATGCTGTGCTGGACAGGACATCACGCAGGCAATCTCCCGGGCGGATGGAGCTCGCGGAACTTCTGGGATGGAGGCGCGCGCGTGGCCTTCTCGTTCCTGGCAGGGCTGCTCGTGTACCGGATGGGATGGCGGCTTCGTACCCGCCTGGGCTTCGGATCGCTGAGCGTATTGCTGATCCTGGCGTTTGTCATGCCCTACGCCAAGGGCGGATGGGTGCGGGAGGTGGCAGTGATCGCCATCTACTTCCCGCTGCTCCTGGCACTGGGCGCAGGCGCAAAGATTTCACCGCGGGCAGAAAAGCTCTGCCGCCTGTCCGGGAATCTCTCCTATCCGCTGTACATGACGCACTACTCCATCATCTGGATATGGGGCGACTACGCCGAAAAGCACAATCTGGCCGCGGGAGGATTGGGACTGCCCGTCACCTTCGGCGTACTGCTGATGACAGCCATTGCAACGATCGTAATGCTGGCCTACGACGAACCGGTGCGAGCATATCTACGCAGAAGATTCCTGCGGTAA
- the metE gene encoding 5-methyltetrahydropteroyltriglutamate--homocysteine S-methyltransferase: protein MHSATPLSSVSVTTANLGFPRIGRHRELKAALEKFWTGAIDAEQLLQTAGSLRHEHWRVQRKAGIDVIPTNDFSLYDQVLDALVLIGATPERFGSGEVTLERYFATARNSSTQPVMEMTKWFDTNYHYLVPEWSEGLAFTPNTRRLLAEIAEARALGIDPRPVLLGPVTLLALGKGVNGFDPLQLVDRITTVYLSILDTLAANNVSWVQIDEPLLITDLTPTLAEAYRSIYARLSKSPVRLMLTTYFGALGDNLPLAVSLGTAGLHIDLVRAPEQLQTVLNALHPEQTLSLGCIDGRNIWLTDLSAARLQIDEAVRVLGKERVIAAPSCSLLHVPHDLREETALPPRLLRWLRFAEEKLRDLSALARNETSVLTQNQADLADRKEAESTTNATVRTALASLGEADFTRRSPYPARAGAQRKQLGLPLVPTTTIGSFPQSAEVRKHRAAWRKGIESTGQYESFLREAIADCIREQERIGLDVLVHGEFERNDMVEHFAEFLEGFAFTRNGWVQSYGSRCVKPPVIYGDVSRPQPMTVRWTEYARSLTERPIKGMLTGPITILQWSFVRDDIPRSQTTWQIALALREEILDLERAGIRIIQVDEPALREGLPLRHADWATYLDWAVKAFRLATSAVEDATQIHTHMCYCEFEDILPSIAALDADVISMEAARSKMELLQAFREQRYPNEIGPGVYDIHSPRVPSRDEMRSLLEKALEVIEPEKLWSNPDCGLKTRGWKEVSAALEAMCAATRDVRKHLAATTD from the coding sequence ATGCATTCTGCGACACCCTTATCTTCCGTTTCCGTCACCACCGCGAATCTGGGCTTTCCACGCATCGGCCGCCATCGCGAACTCAAGGCCGCACTGGAAAAATTCTGGACCGGCGCCATCGATGCAGAGCAGCTTCTCCAGACCGCAGGCTCACTGCGCCACGAGCACTGGCGCGTGCAACGCAAAGCCGGCATCGACGTCATTCCGACAAACGACTTCTCGCTTTACGACCAGGTACTTGATGCGCTGGTCCTGATTGGAGCAACGCCCGAGCGCTTCGGCAGCGGCGAAGTCACGCTCGAGCGCTATTTCGCGACGGCCCGCAACAGCTCCACGCAACCCGTGATGGAGATGACCAAGTGGTTTGACACGAACTATCACTACCTCGTACCCGAGTGGTCCGAAGGTCTCGCGTTTACGCCGAACACACGGCGGCTGCTCGCCGAAATAGCCGAAGCCCGCGCGCTGGGCATCGATCCCCGGCCCGTGCTGCTCGGCCCTGTCACGCTGCTTGCTCTCGGCAAGGGCGTCAACGGCTTCGATCCGCTGCAGCTGGTCGATCGCATCACCACTGTGTATCTCTCCATCCTCGATACACTCGCGGCCAACAATGTTTCCTGGGTCCAGATCGATGAGCCGCTGCTGATCACCGATCTCACTCCCACACTTGCCGAGGCTTATCGCAGCATCTACGCACGGTTGAGCAAGAGCCCGGTACGCCTGATGCTCACCACCTACTTCGGTGCGCTGGGCGATAATCTCCCCCTGGCCGTCAGCCTCGGCACCGCGGGGCTGCACATCGATCTGGTACGCGCACCCGAACAACTCCAGACGGTGCTCAACGCGCTGCATCCGGAACAGACACTCAGTCTCGGCTGCATCGACGGCCGCAACATCTGGCTCACCGATCTTTCGGCTGCTCGTTTGCAGATCGATGAGGCCGTCCGCGTCCTCGGCAAGGAGCGGGTCATCGCGGCACCGTCCTGCTCGCTGCTGCATGTGCCGCATGATCTGCGCGAGGAGACGGCTCTGCCGCCGCGCCTACTTCGCTGGCTGCGCTTTGCCGAGGAGAAGCTCCGCGACCTCTCCGCGCTGGCTCGCAACGAAACTTCGGTCCTCACGCAGAATCAAGCCGATCTTGCCGACCGCAAAGAAGCCGAGAGCACGACCAACGCCACGGTCCGCACTGCGCTCGCATCGCTTGGCGAGGCAGACTTCACGCGCCGTTCACCGTATCCTGCGCGAGCCGGAGCCCAGCGCAAACAACTGGGTCTGCCGCTCGTGCCCACCACGACCATCGGCTCCTTCCCGCAATCGGCCGAAGTGAGAAAGCATCGCGCCGCGTGGCGAAAGGGTATCGAGAGCACAGGTCAGTATGAGTCCTTCCTGCGCGAAGCCATTGCGGACTGCATTCGCGAGCAGGAGCGCATTGGTCTCGATGTGCTGGTACACGGCGAGTTCGAGCGCAATGACATGGTCGAGCACTTTGCCGAGTTCCTCGAAGGCTTCGCCTTCACCCGCAACGGCTGGGTGCAGAGCTACGGCTCGCGCTGCGTCAAACCGCCGGTGATCTACGGCGATGTCTCGCGCCCGCAACCCATGACAGTACGCTGGACCGAGTATGCGCGCTCACTCACCGAACGACCGATCAAGGGCATGCTCACCGGCCCCATCACCATCCTGCAGTGGTCGTTTGTCCGTGATGACATTCCCCGCAGCCAGACCACCTGGCAGATTGCGCTTGCCCTGCGCGAGGAGATTCTCGATCTCGAACGCGCCGGCATCCGCATCATCCAGGTGGACGAGCCTGCGCTGCGCGAGGGCCTGCCGCTGCGTCACGCCGACTGGGCAACGTATCTTGACTGGGCAGTGAAGGCCTTCCGCCTGGCCACCAGCGCGGTCGAAGACGCAACGCAGATCCATACGCACATGTGCTACTGCGAGTTCGAGGACATCCTACCCTCGATCGCCGCGCTCGATGCGGATGTGATCTCAATGGAAGCGGCGCGGTCGAAGATGGAGCTGCTGCAGGCCTTCCGCGAGCAGAGGTATCCGAACGAAATCGGCCCCGGCGTCTATGACATTCACTCCCCACGCGTGCCTTCGCGCGACGAGATGCGCTCGCTGCTCGAAAAGGCACTCGAGGTCATCGAGCCGGAAAAACTGTGGAGCAATCCTGACTGCGGCCTCAAAACCCGCGGCTGGAAAGAAGTATCGGCTGCACTCGAAGCGATGTGCGCAGCGACCAGAGACGTGCGCAAGCATCTCGCCGCAACGACAGACTGA
- a CDS encoding HAD-IIIC family phosphatase — protein MKSLYTELQWLPAVPADFAARIKAAGASEQPLGRELQALANHALDLDQSIRLAKAIQKARTAGHPLDGLTPFRLAVLSNATIDFIVPALVAAAARHGIALEVIQPSYDQVAQEAFTPDSKVNSAKPDAVLFAIDYRAVPLKPVFGDAEAAAQNVQGVIAYLKSLQAAIKANSGATCIFQTFAPPAESIFGSLDRALPGSIKNQLNAINAQIGEFCLETGDVLFDVDGLAQTVGIADWHDVRMWNMGKFAFSPDLIPLYADHVARLVAALRGKSRRCLILDLDNTVWGGIIGDDGLEGIKIAQGDAVGEAHLAVQKLALDLRARGIVLAVCSKNEDEIARTPFQSHPEMLLRLNHIAVFHANWNDKATNIKAIAEELSLGIDAMVFLDDNPVERGLVRKLLPSVAVPELPEDAALYARTLTAAGYFEAVAFASEDLKRAGYYQDNARRVQLQKQVEGVDAYLASLDMTITFQPFNAPGRARIAQLINKSNQFNLTTRRYTETDVQSFEDDPSTFTLQVRLADTFGDNGMISVIICKPGSDATWEIDTWLMSCRVLGRKVENMVLAEILEHARRAGITRLTGTFLPTERNKLVIQHYAKLGFAQVSEDASGRTEWALDVAGAQPDTAPMRVISQGFTPLKENTVV, from the coding sequence ATGAAGTCTCTCTATACCGAACTGCAATGGCTGCCGGCGGTGCCTGCTGACTTCGCAGCGCGCATCAAAGCTGCAGGTGCGTCCGAACAGCCTCTGGGCCGCGAACTGCAGGCGCTCGCCAACCATGCGCTGGACCTCGATCAGTCCATCCGCCTGGCAAAGGCGATCCAGAAAGCCCGGACCGCGGGCCATCCGCTCGATGGCCTTACGCCGTTCCGCCTGGCCGTGCTCAGCAATGCCACAATCGACTTTATCGTGCCGGCACTGGTGGCCGCGGCAGCGCGTCATGGCATCGCGCTCGAAGTGATCCAGCCCTCGTATGACCAGGTGGCTCAGGAAGCCTTCACGCCGGACTCGAAGGTCAACAGCGCGAAGCCTGATGCCGTGCTCTTCGCCATCGACTACCGCGCTGTGCCGCTCAAGCCTGTTTTTGGTGACGCAGAAGCTGCGGCACAGAATGTTCAAGGTGTCATTGCCTACCTGAAGTCGCTGCAGGCCGCGATCAAGGCCAACTCCGGTGCGACATGCATCTTCCAGACCTTCGCACCACCCGCCGAATCCATCTTCGGCAGCCTGGATCGCGCACTGCCTGGATCGATCAAGAACCAGCTGAACGCGATCAACGCACAGATCGGTGAATTCTGCCTGGAAACGGGCGATGTGCTCTTCGATGTGGATGGCCTTGCACAGACAGTAGGTATCGCCGACTGGCATGACGTGCGCATGTGGAACATGGGCAAGTTCGCCTTTTCACCCGACCTTATTCCTCTCTATGCAGATCACGTAGCGCGCCTGGTCGCGGCGCTGCGCGGTAAGAGCCGCCGCTGCCTGATCCTCGACCTCGATAACACGGTGTGGGGCGGCATCATCGGCGACGACGGCCTTGAAGGCATCAAGATTGCACAAGGCGATGCAGTCGGCGAAGCGCACCTTGCCGTGCAGAAGCTGGCGCTCGATCTGCGCGCTCGCGGCATCGTGCTGGCCGTCTGCTCGAAGAACGAAGACGAGATTGCCCGCACGCCCTTCCAGAGCCATCCCGAGATGCTGCTCAGGCTCAATCATATCGCCGTCTTCCACGCCAACTGGAACGACAAGGCCACCAATATCAAGGCCATTGCCGAAGAGCTCTCGCTCGGCATCGATGCCATGGTTTTTCTGGATGACAATCCGGTCGAGCGCGGCCTGGTCCGCAAGCTGCTGCCGTCCGTCGCCGTGCCGGAACTGCCGGAGGATGCGGCGCTCTATGCCCGCACTCTTACCGCCGCCGGTTATTTCGAAGCCGTGGCCTTTGCTTCAGAAGACCTGAAGCGTGCCGGCTACTACCAGGACAATGCGCGCCGCGTGCAGTTGCAGAAGCAGGTAGAAGGCGTGGACGCCTATCTCGCATCGCTGGATATGACCATCACCTTCCAGCCCTTCAATGCTCCGGGACGTGCACGCATCGCACAGCTGATCAACAAGTCCAACCAGTTCAACCTGACCACGCGCCGCTACACCGAGACTGACGTCCAGTCCTTCGAGGATGATCCAAGCACCTTCACGCTGCAGGTGCGGCTTGCCGATACCTTCGGCGATAACGGCATGATCAGCGTGATTATCTGTAAGCCGGGGAGCGATGCCACATGGGAGATCGACACCTGGCTGATGAGCTGTCGCGTGCTCGGCCGCAAGGTGGAGAACATGGTGCTCGCCGAGATTCTGGAACATGCGCGGAGGGCAGGAATCACGCGCCTGACCGGCACATTCCTCCCTACCGAGCGCAATAAGCTGGTGATCCAGCATTACGCGAAACTCGGATTCGCACAAGTCTCGGAAGATGCGTCCGGCAGGACGGAGTGGGCACTCGATGTCGCCGGTGCACAGCCAGACACAGCGCCTATGCGCGTGATCTCGCAGGGCTTTACTCCTCTGAAAGAGAACACGGTGGTATGA
- a CDS encoding sensor histidine kinase produces MLTLYQRLLLGCLLLVALVTGVSMLVRASFVTIASLDADVHTADRALAAFSSVRAALAREELSAARAETDPAPQRYQDLIAQIHNTEQVFTAAIPTVAAFDPHVPLERLHAEHTNLTHRDHEGIRHIAPELEKLSGEVFIAFDALRSHHDAFVGGLEHRQDMLRARLISACGASIATALLITATMVVFIITPIRKTAKAARRIGQGDLQHRIEWRQKDDLGIIATELNKFAVRLRDLRETESGRLQMEHQLSDAVVQSIFEPVIVTDAKGHVLKLNQASMELLEGAPSDRMLLTNTPGGEKILSAVRRAVTMQRASTTEGEAAVLPLRIGRAQRSYRLRTTPMRDSEGRLLGAVTVLEDITEMQEVDRFKTRFLTVASQKLRDPLHRLRMSLYALAQGYAGELRPLQRDLITSAQDESEQLEDLMADLIEVGELETGRRQMKLDRLRPVDILQESAARHRAEARQKKIDLEVQAFADLAYVEADRRAMRSILDNLVLNALRYTSEGGVIQLSATEIKDGVQFFVRDSGRGIEAERLPTIFGRFSQDSSGTGLGLALVRRLVESMSGQVSVESKLGHGTTFSFTLPTANQLASRHTVEVG; encoded by the coding sequence ATGCTCACCCTGTATCAAAGGCTGCTCCTGGGATGCCTGCTGCTCGTCGCCCTTGTTACTGGCGTGAGCATGCTTGTGCGTGCCTCTTTTGTGACCATCGCCTCGCTGGACGCGGATGTTCACACCGCCGACCGGGCTCTGGCAGCCTTCTCTTCGGTTCGCGCTGCCCTGGCCCGTGAGGAGCTCTCTGCTGCACGCGCGGAGACTGATCCCGCACCGCAGCGCTACCAGGACCTGATCGCACAGATTCATAACACCGAGCAGGTCTTCACTGCCGCCATCCCCACCGTCGCCGCCTTCGATCCGCATGTCCCCCTCGAACGCCTCCACGCCGAGCACACGAATCTCACACACCGGGATCATGAAGGTATCCGCCACATCGCGCCGGAGCTCGAAAAACTCAGTGGCGAGGTTTTCATCGCTTTCGACGCCCTCCGCTCGCATCACGACGCCTTCGTCGGCGGTCTCGAGCATCGCCAGGATATGCTCCGCGCGCGGCTTATCAGCGCCTGCGGCGCCAGCATTGCCACCGCCCTGCTCATTACGGCCACCATGGTTGTGTTCATCATCACACCCATCCGGAAGACAGCAAAGGCCGCACGCCGCATCGGACAGGGCGACCTGCAGCACCGTATTGAATGGCGCCAGAAGGATGACCTGGGCATTATCGCCACCGAACTCAACAAATTCGCCGTGCGCCTCCGCGACCTGCGCGAAACCGAGTCCGGACGCCTGCAGATGGAACATCAGCTCTCCGATGCCGTCGTCCAGTCCATCTTCGAGCCGGTTATCGTCACTGACGCCAAAGGCCATGTTCTGAAGCTCAACCAGGCCTCCATGGAGCTGCTGGAGGGCGCACCCTCGGACCGCATGCTGCTGACGAACACTCCCGGCGGCGAAAAAATCCTTTCCGCCGTCCGCCGGGCTGTCACCATGCAGCGCGCTTCCACCACCGAAGGCGAAGCCGCCGTGCTACCCCTGCGCATTGGCCGCGCCCAGCGCAGCTATCGCCTGCGCACCACGCCCATGCGCGACAGCGAAGGCCGTCTGCTCGGCGCCGTTACGGTTCTCGAAGATATCACCGAGATGCAGGAGGTCGACCGCTTCAAGACGCGCTTCCTCACCGTCGCCTCGCAGAAGCTCCGCGACCCGCTGCACCGTCTCCGCATGTCGCTCTATGCTCTGGCCCAGGGATATGCCGGAGAGCTCCGCCCACTGCAGCGCGATCTCATCACCAGCGCTCAGGATGAATCCGAACAGCTCGAAGACCTGATGGCCGATCTGATCGAAGTCGGCGAGCTCGAAACCGGACGCCGCCAGATGAAGCTCGACCGCCTGCGCCCGGTTGACATCCTGCAGGAATCGGCAGCCCGGCATCGCGCCGAGGCGCGCCAGAAGAAAATCGACCTCGAAGTGCAGGCTTTTGCCGACCTTGCTTACGTCGAAGCCGATCGCCGCGCCATGCGTTCTATCCTCGATAACCTCGTCCTCAATGCGCTGCGCTATACCTCCGAAGGCGGCGTCATCCAGCTCTCGGCCACGGAGATCAAGGACGGCGTGCAGTTCTTTGTCCGTGACAGCGGCCGCGGTATCGAGGCTGAGCGCCTGCCTACCATCTTCGGCCGTTTCTCCCAGGACTCCTCCGGTACCGGCCTTGGCCTCGCGCTGGTTCGCCGGCTCGTCGAATCCATGAGCGGCCAGGTCTCGGTGGAGAGCAAGCTCGGCCATGGCACGACCTTCAGCTTTACGCTGCCCACGGCAAACCAACTCGCCAGCCGTCACACGGTGGAGGTGGGATGA
- a CDS encoding TlpA disulfide reductase family protein, which translates to MPSPQKFYAWPLAGILALAGATALAQSPATSIDGTWSGTAQYNGQQVPLRFEVHGSGTQVQAALLNGKQRSASSSGSYSDGHLVLQFDYYANTLDATLQSGTLTGTFSGRGRSIAFTAEKNAKPESPSPAPAPIGGDWEVEVKSAKSESAWTLHVKQSGPNVEAVIQRIDGDTGSLYGVWRNGQYEISHFTAAGPSYAVLRPQADGTLQLTVPSHGGASQTWTARRPQQARAAGLATPDDPLQHTRLHNPSQPLTFSAKDLNGKTVSSTDPAFKSKVVIVSIGGSWCPNCHDEAPLLESLYRKYHARGLDVVELSFEEEKQLANPTRLRAMIQRYGLSYQVLLAGTPDQLNEKLPGVDHLDSWPTTFFIGRDGQVKAIHTGFSGPATGEAHHDLEKETDALVKKLLS; encoded by the coding sequence GTGCCTTCTCCGCAGAAGTTCTACGCATGGCCACTCGCCGGCATCCTCGCGCTTGCCGGAGCCACCGCTCTTGCCCAGTCACCGGCCACCAGCATCGACGGCACCTGGTCCGGAACGGCCCAGTACAACGGTCAGCAGGTTCCCCTGCGCTTCGAAGTCCACGGCAGCGGCACGCAGGTGCAAGCCGCGCTGCTCAACGGTAAGCAGCGTTCCGCATCTTCAAGCGGCAGCTACTCGGACGGTCATCTCGTACTACAGTTCGACTACTACGCGAACACCCTCGATGCCACCCTGCAGAGCGGAACGCTTACCGGCACCTTCTCCGGCCGCGGGCGCAGTATCGCTTTCACCGCGGAAAAAAATGCAAAGCCTGAGTCGCCATCGCCGGCCCCGGCCCCTATCGGCGGCGACTGGGAGGTCGAGGTCAAGAGCGCCAAGAGCGAGTCGGCGTGGACGCTCCACGTCAAGCAGTCAGGACCAAACGTGGAGGCCGTGATCCAGCGCATCGATGGCGATACCGGCAGCCTCTATGGCGTATGGCGCAACGGCCAGTATGAAATCAGCCACTTCACCGCCGCCGGCCCCTCCTATGCGGTATTGCGCCCACAGGCCGATGGCACGCTCCAGCTCACCGTTCCATCGCATGGTGGAGCCTCGCAGACCTGGACCGCGCGCCGTCCGCAGCAGGCGCGCGCTGCGGGGCTGGCCACCCCCGACGATCCGCTGCAGCACACCCGGCTTCACAACCCATCGCAACCGCTGACCTTCTCTGCGAAAGATCTCAACGGCAAGACCGTTTCCAGCACCGATCCTGCATTTAAAAGCAAGGTCGTGATCGTATCCATCGGCGGAAGCTGGTGCCCGAACTGCCACGACGAAGCGCCGCTGCTCGAATCGCTCTATCGCAAGTACCATGCACGCGGCCTGGATGTGGTCGAGCTTAGCTTCGAAGAAGAGAAGCAGCTTGCCAACCCGACGCGCCTGCGCGCCATGATCCAGCGCTATGGCCTCAGCTATCAGGTGCTGCTGGCCGGCACGCCTGACCAGCTCAACGAGAAGCTTCCCGGTGTCGATCATCTCGACAGCTGGCCGACAACCTTCTTCATCGGGCGTGACGGCCAGGTAAAAGCCATCCACACCGGCTTTTCCGGGCCTGCAACCGGTGAGGCACACCACGACCTGGAAAAAGAAACAGATGCGTTGGTGAAGAAGCTGCTTTCCTGA
- a CDS encoding acyl carrier protein, translating into MDAAEIYSRLTPIFQDIFDDDSIVPTAEMTAKDVDEWDSLSHIRMILAVEKEFSLKFSTTEVGHLEKVGDLVSLIQSRA; encoded by the coding sequence ATGGACGCAGCCGAAATTTATTCGCGCCTGACACCAATTTTTCAGGACATTTTCGACGATGACTCGATTGTGCCGACCGCCGAGATGACAGCGAAGGACGTCGACGAATGGGACAGCCTGAGCCACATCCGCATGATCCTCGCCGTGGAAAAAGAATTTTCGCTCAAGTTTTCAACGACGGAAGTCGGTCACCTGGAGAAGGTGGGCGATCTGGTTTCCCTGATTCAGTCGCGCGCTTAA